The Thalassophryne amazonica chromosome 6, fThaAma1.1, whole genome shotgun sequence genome includes a region encoding these proteins:
- the atp5pb gene encoding ATP synthase F(0) complex subunit B1, mitochondrial, whose translation MLSRIIFLAGGALKGSGPLGAGLVHASRSLHTSSQSLAPLPPLPETGGKVRHGFIPEEFFHFLYPKTGVTGPYMLGTGLITYLLSKEIYVINHETIYAATFIGIIVYAVKKYGSSFANYADKLIEEQLATAQDVKDRTMANLTESIEHEKNEQWRVEGRSMLFDAKRNNVATVLETNYRERLHLVTSEVKKRLDYQIALQNLTRRLEQEHMVNWVEKGVISSITPQQEKESITKCIADLKALARTSQARATV comes from the exons ATGTTGTCGAGGATCATCTTTTTAGCAG GGGGTGCACTGAAAGGCAGCGGTCCACTTGGAGCTGG CCTGGTCCATGCATCCCGCTCCCTGCACACATCATCCCAGAGTCTGGCCCCACTACCTCCTCTGCCAGAGACGGGAGGCAAAGTTCGCCATGGCTTTATCCCAGAAGAGTTTTTCCACTTTCTTTATCCAAAAACTGGAGTCACAG GACCCTATATGCTGGGCACTGGCCTCATCACATACCTGCTTTCCAAGGAAATCTATGTCATCAACCATGAGACAATATATGCTGCTACCTTCATCGGTATTATTGTCTATGCTGTCAAGAAGTACGGTTCAAGCTTTGCAAATTATGCGGACAAACTAATTGAG GAGCAACTGGCCACAGCTCAGGATGTGAAGGACCGCACCATGGCCAATCTTACTGAGTCCATCGAGCATGAGAAGAACGAACAGTGGAGAGTGGAAGGAAGATCAATGCTCTTTGATGCTAAGAGG AACAATGTGGCCACGGTTTTGGAGACCAACTACAGGGAGAGGCTACACCTGGTTACCAGTGAGGTGAAGAAGCGCTTAGATTACCAGATCGCCCTGCAGAACCTCACCCGGCGTTTGGAACAGGAGCACATGGTCAACTGGGTGGAGAAGGGTGTCATCAGCAGCATCACGCCTCAGCAG GAGAAGGAGAGCATCACTAAATGCATTGCAGACCTGAAGGCTCTGGCCAGGACCAGTCAGGCCAGAGCAACAGTTTGA